AGCTTCCGCGAACGCCCGCCGTGGCTCGTGCGGGTGGGCGAGGTCGGCGCGGGCGTGCTGATCGCCCCCGACCTGGTGCTGACGTGCGACCACGTGGTCCCGACCGACACCGTCACCGCGACTCTCGTGCACCACGGCTGGTCCGGCGCGGCGAACGTCGTCTTCCGCGCGCCCGTCGCCGCGGACGAGAGCGGTGACATCGCCGTGCTGCGGCTGTCGTCGCCGGTCCCGGACGCTGTCGTCGCGCCACTGCGCGCACCGGCCGCGCTGGCCGACCACCCGTACGTCGTCCAAGGCTTCGCGCAGGGCCGCCACGCCGAGGCCCGGGGCCGGCTGGGTGGCCGGATCACGCCCGGGTGGGTGCAGATGAACGGTGCCGAGGGGCACGTGGTCGACCGCGGCTTCTCCGGTGCGCCGGTGTGGGACTCGGTGGCCGAGGCGGTGGTCGGCATCGTCGTCATGGCGCAGAAGTCCGTGCGCGCCGGCGCGTTGCTGCCGGTCGAGGAGGTCGTCCGCCTGTGGCCGGACGCGGCGGCGCACGTGGGCTGGCGGGTGGACCCGGACGACACCCACTGGCTGCCGCGGGCGCGGGGCGTCGAGCCGCACGACCCCACCGACGAGTGGCACTTCGTGGGCCGGCACCGCGCCTTGCACGACCTGGCGACCTACCTCTCCGGACCGGGTGACGGCCGGGTGCGGGCGGTGATCGGCAGTCCGGGCAGCGGCAAGAGCGCGGTCGTGGCCCGGACCGTCGTCCTGGCCGACCGCGCGGCCCGGCACCTGGTGCCCGCCGACAGCCTGTCCCCGGACGTCGCGCTGCCCCCGCCCGGCAGCGTCACCGTCGCCGTGCACGCCCGGGGCAAGACGTTGTCGCAGGTCGTGCAGGCCATCGCGGACGGGGCGGAGGTGGAGGCGACCGACCCGGTGGAACTGGTCCGCCGCTGCGGCCCGGTCAGCGTCGTGGTCGACGCCCTCGACGAGGCCACCGGCGACGCCCCGCTCGCCATCGCCACCATGCTCCACCGCCTGGCCACCAACCCGACGCGGCACGTGATCGTCGGCACGCGCGTGGGCGCCCGCAACTCCCCCACGAACCTCCTGCTCACCCGCCTGGGCAACGCGGTGGTGCTCGACCTCGACTCCCCCACCTACCTCGACCCCGCCGACCTGCTCCACTACGCCCAGCGCAGAGTGGGCAACCGCCCACTCGCGGAACGGATCGCCCGCCAAGCCAACGGCAACTTCCTGATCGCCCAACTCACCACCCTCACCGCGATGAGCGGCGGCACCAGCCTCGCGACCACGGTCGGCGCGGCGGTGGACGACTACCTCTCCGTCCGCTTCGACGACCCGGGGAAGATCCGCGAACTCCTGCTCCCGCTGGCCTTCGCCGAGGGCACCGGCCTCCCGGAAGGCGACCTGTGGCTGTCCCTGGCCAACGCCCTCAGCGCCGCCACCTACACCGCCCGCGACCTGCGCGAAGCCCTGACCTCGGCCGCGAGCTACCTGGTCGAGCAATCCGGCCGCCACTACCGCCTGTTCCACCAGGCGCTGGACGACACCTTCCGCGCCGAACACCCAGGCCCAGCCCCGGACCAGGTCGTCTACGAAACCCTCCGCGCCCAAGCCGAACCCCTGGCCACCGCCCCGCAGTACATCCGCACCAACCTCCCCGCCCACGCCGCCACCGCCGGCCGCCTGGACGAACTGGTCGAGGACTTGGACTTCATGCTCACCGTGTCCCCGGAGTGCATGGTCCACCTCCTGCCGGAGGTCACCACAGACCGCGCCCGCGCCATCCGCAACGTCTACCGCCGAGCCCTCCACGGCCTGGACGGCGACAAACCCCACCGCTCCGCGCACTTCGCCCTGGTGGCACGGCAGTTGGGCTTCGCCGAGCTCGCCGACGAGATCACCGGCCCGACGCCGTGGCAGGCCGAGGTGGTCACTTGGAGGGCGGACGACGAACAACAGGTGATCCTGCGACTGCCCACGTCGCCCAAGGTCCGCCTCTGGTTCGACGCCCAGGGCAACCCCGCGGCACTCGTCGCGCCCGGCGCCGAAGGCGGGATCGAGCTGTACCGGTACGAGGGCTACCGGATGGTGCTCAAGGGGTCCGTCGAGCTACCGGTCGAGGGACCCCCGCAATTGATCCTCCAGCAGCTCACCCCAGACGGCCACGAAGTCGGCCTCACCGCGCACTGGCCGAACGCCCTCCACCGCTGGTCGATCTCCAACGGCGTCCACCGGACCGGCGGCACGGTGCTCAGCGGCGATGTCGACCGCGGGTCGTTCCGTGCCGACACCTGTACCGCGGACGGGAGACTGCTCGCAGTCTTGGCCGATGACGACTGGTTGTGCGTCGTCGACTGGACCGACGACGAGCCGAAGGTGCTGCACGAGTCGTACGGCGAGCAAGATGTGTTCAGCGTCGCGATCACCGCGCACGGTGGCCGTGTCCTGATCGCTCTGGCCACGTACGACGACGAAGTGGCGCTGTTCGCGTACCGCGACGGGGCCATGGTGCCGGTCGGCAGTCCACTGAGCGTGCGGGCCGACCTCCTCCGGTTCACCACGCTCGCCGACGCGACATGCCTGCTCATGGCGGATCCGGTGGGCCGCGTGCTTCGGGTGGTGGTCACCGAGCGGGGCTTTGCCGACTCTGCCGCTGCGGACTCGACCGGGGCGTCGGTGGACGACCTCGCGGTGGCGGCGCTACCCGGTGGCCGCACCCTGGTCGCCGTCTACCGCGTCGACAACACGCTCGCGGTGTACGACGCGACGGACGGGTTGGTGCCGATCGGGCCGCCTCGCACCGCCAACCACTCCGTGGTGGGTGAGATGTGCATCGGGACCGGTCCGTGGGGAACGCCGCTGGTACTCGCCCAGGGCCATGACGACCGTGTCCGCTTGTGGGAGGCCGAACACACGTCATCGCGCTCGGAGCAACCGCCGAGGTCCTTCGACCTCTACCCGCAGGACGTCGCCCGGTTCGGCAAGACGCTTCTGGTGCTGTCAACGTCGTGGCTGCGCAAGGTGGAGGTGTGGGCGCTGGGAGACCGGCTCCGTCGAGTGGCAGCCGAAGAAGTCGAACCGCGAAGCCTGGCCGCGCTCAGCCACGAGGAGCCGTTGCTCGTCACGTTGCACGCGGGGAGCCTCAAGGTCTTCGACATCGGGGAGTCCGACCTCAGGCTGCGGACGTCGACCGGTGACGCACTGGTCAGGCGCCCCGTGGACCTCGCGGTGAGCACCGACGTTTCCGGCGGTGTCGTGGTCGGTGTGCTGAGCCGATACCGGGAACTGCGCCGGCTGCGGTACGACGGATCGGCGTGGTCGTTCGGACGAGAGCCGGCCGACGTGGGCTCGGACAGCCGGTTGCTGCCGTACCGGCTCGGCGGCCAGGCGCGGTTCTTGCTGGTGGGCCACCGACCGGACATCCGTCGTCCCGGCCTGCGCTCGGTGGACCTCGGCATCGAAGCGGACGTGTCCGCCGCTGATCTGGGGTACGCCGGGGACGTCCCCGTGGCCGCCCTCGCCGATGGGCGGGCGGTCCACCTCGTCGCGCTGGCCGAGGACCGCCCTCGCCCTTGGGCTGGACCGATCGCGGCCGACACGCCGGCGAACGCGGTCGTCGCGGTGGCGTTCCCGCAGGTCGATCAGGCGTTGGTGGCGGTCACCACCCGGAGCGGGGTGGTGCGGGTGTGGGTGTGCCGTGAGGGGCAGTCGGCACGGCAGGTCGCCACGATCGAGCCGGGGGCCGTGGTCCACCGGATGGTGTGGACCGACGACCGGCGGCTCGTCGTGTTCTGCGGTGCCGGGGTGTTGCGGTTCTCCGGCTTCTAGTCGTCCTTCTTCGGGGTGTCCTCGGGCGGGTCGAAGGAGGCCGGGAGCTTGCGCAGGTGCTTGTTCATCGAACGGACCAGGAAGAACACCGCGATGAAGAACAGCACCAGGATCAGCAGGCCCAGCGGGGAGGACTTGCCGAAGTCCTCCTGCTGACCGCCGGGGTCCTTGGTGGTCGAGGGCTGTACCAGCACCATCGCCGTCGTCTGGTCCCAGGGGACCGGGTTCACGCCGTCACCTTTTCCCTCACGCCCGCGAACAGGTCGTCCTCGGGCAACGTGCTGTCGACCAGCGACCGCGCCAGCTCGTACTCCTCCGTGGGCCACACCTCGCGCTGCATCTCCAGCGGCACGGCGAACCAGCGGCTGTCGGGGTCGATCTGGGTCGCGTGGGCCTTGAGGGCCTCGTCGCGGACCGGGAAGTAGTCGGCGCACTCGACGCGGGTGGTGACGCGTTCGATCACGTCGGGCTTGTCGGCGTCCCAGCCGGCCAGCCACTCCGCGTACGGGGACTCCTCGCCGCGGGCGATCATGGCCTCGTGGAAGGCCAGCAGCTTGGCCCGGGAGAAGCCGTGCGAGTAGTACAGCTTCAGCGGCTGCCACGGCTCGCCGGCCTCGGGGTACATGTCCGGGTCGCCGGCCGCGTCCCAGGCCGCCACCGACACCTCGTGGCAGCGGATGTGGTCGGGGTGCGGGTAGCCGCCGTTCTCGTCGTAGGTGACGATCACGTGCGGGCGGAACTCGCGGATCACCTTGACCAGCGGCGGGACGGACTCCTCCAGCGGGGTCAGGGCGAAGCAGCCCTCCGGCAGTGGCGGCAGCGGGTCGCCCTCGGGCAGGCCCGAGTCGACGAAGCCCAGCCAGCGGTGCTGGATGCCGAGGATCTCGGCGGCCCGCGCCATCTCCGCGCGCCGCACCTCGCCCATGTTCTCCAGGACGTCCGCACGGTCGGCGAGCTTGGGGTTGAGGATGCTGCCGGCTTCACCACCGGTGCAGGTCACGACCATGACCTCGTGGCCCTCGGCGACGTAGCGCGCCATCGTCGCGGCACCCTTGCTCGACTCGTCGTCGGGGTGCGCGTGCACCGCCATCAGGCGCAGCTTCTCAACCATGACGGTGGTGTTCCTCCCTTGGGCCCTGCTCGACTGGGGCGGATCGGCCCCTGCGACACTCAACGCGGTGGTCGAGGGCCATTGTTCCCCACGGGCAGGAAGGCGTTGGCAAGTGGCACTGCCGGAAGGCCGGTACGGCAAACCCCGCCGTGCCCTGCCCACGTGGGCGCGGTGGTCACTGCCCGTAGTCGCCGTCCT
This DNA window, taken from Saccharothrix variisporea, encodes the following:
- a CDS encoding S1 family peptidase codes for the protein MRASFRERPPWLVRVGEVGAGVLIAPDLVLTCDHVVPTDTVTATLVHHGWSGAANVVFRAPVAADESGDIAVLRLSSPVPDAVVAPLRAPAALADHPYVVQGFAQGRHAEARGRLGGRITPGWVQMNGAEGHVVDRGFSGAPVWDSVAEAVVGIVVMAQKSVRAGALLPVEEVVRLWPDAAAHVGWRVDPDDTHWLPRARGVEPHDPTDEWHFVGRHRALHDLATYLSGPGDGRVRAVIGSPGSGKSAVVARTVVLADRAARHLVPADSLSPDVALPPPGSVTVAVHARGKTLSQVVQAIADGAEVEATDPVELVRRCGPVSVVVDALDEATGDAPLAIATMLHRLATNPTRHVIVGTRVGARNSPTNLLLTRLGNAVVLDLDSPTYLDPADLLHYAQRRVGNRPLAERIARQANGNFLIAQLTTLTAMSGGTSLATTVGAAVDDYLSVRFDDPGKIRELLLPLAFAEGTGLPEGDLWLSLANALSAATYTARDLREALTSAASYLVEQSGRHYRLFHQALDDTFRAEHPGPAPDQVVYETLRAQAEPLATAPQYIRTNLPAHAATAGRLDELVEDLDFMLTVSPECMVHLLPEVTTDRARAIRNVYRRALHGLDGDKPHRSAHFALVARQLGFAELADEITGPTPWQAEVVTWRADDEQQVILRLPTSPKVRLWFDAQGNPAALVAPGAEGGIELYRYEGYRMVLKGSVELPVEGPPQLILQQLTPDGHEVGLTAHWPNALHRWSISNGVHRTGGTVLSGDVDRGSFRADTCTADGRLLAVLADDDWLCVVDWTDDEPKVLHESYGEQDVFSVAITAHGGRVLIALATYDDEVALFAYRDGAMVPVGSPLSVRADLLRFTTLADATCLLMADPVGRVLRVVVTERGFADSAAADSTGASVDDLAVAALPGGRTLVAVYRVDNTLAVYDATDGLVPIGPPRTANHSVVGEMCIGTGPWGTPLVLAQGHDDRVRLWEAEHTSSRSEQPPRSFDLYPQDVARFGKTLLVLSTSWLRKVEVWALGDRLRRVAAEEVEPRSLAALSHEEPLLVTLHAGSLKVFDIGESDLRLRTSTGDALVRRPVDLAVSTDVSGGVVVGVLSRYRELRRLRYDGSAWSFGREPADVGSDSRLLPYRLGGQARFLLVGHRPDIRRPGLRSVDLGIEADVSAADLGYAGDVPVAALADGRAVHLVALAEDRPRPWAGPIAADTPANAVVAVAFPQVDQALVAVTTRSGVVRVWVCREGQSARQVATIEPGAVVHRMVWTDDRRLVVFCGAGVLRFSGF
- the mca gene encoding mycothiol conjugate amidase Mca, coding for MVEKLRLMAVHAHPDDESSKGAATMARYVAEGHEVMVVTCTGGEAGSILNPKLADRADVLENMGEVRRAEMARAAEILGIQHRWLGFVDSGLPEGDPLPPLPEGCFALTPLEESVPPLVKVIREFRPHVIVTYDENGGYPHPDHIRCHEVSVAAWDAAGDPDMYPEAGEPWQPLKLYYSHGFSRAKLLAFHEAMIARGEESPYAEWLAGWDADKPDVIERVTTRVECADYFPVRDEALKAHATQIDPDSRWFAVPLEMQREVWPTEEYELARSLVDSTLPEDDLFAGVREKVTA